In the genome of Primulina eburnea isolate SZY01 chromosome 13, ASM2296580v1, whole genome shotgun sequence, the window AAGCATAAAGCCATACAAACTGCAAAATGCTCTTCCATCTTTTCAACGCACCATAAAAATTATCATCAACTACTACATCCTTGTGAGCGGGATTCAACGTCTCAAAAGATATAATATCGTCAAAGCAATCCTCTATTCCTAGCCGGCTAAGAATTTGATCAACATGAGCCTTGTTTCCGTTCGAAAAAATCTGTATTAATTGACATTGTCAAAGTCCAGACATTTGTATTTTGAATGTATCACTTCAACATATTAGAACTAAGGAACTTACAACTTTTCTTATCGGTAAGCTATGCAGATGACTCCTCAATGTGTGATCGGGCTTTAGCCATTCATAAGGTAATCTCCCATGCACAAAGCTGCACATAAGAATATGGtctcttgaacactttccacaGACGAAATTTGACAGGTACAATCTCTTGGATCCCGTTACGAAGAACAGAAAGGAATACGTTTCAACATATGTTTCATTACAAAGGAAATGAGATGCAAATGCTTGTAAGAATATAATAATGACACTTGGCGTATCATTACAATTTCTGAATTTATGTATTTTTTCAGTAAGATAAGAAATCCATTGACAACATTAAACTTTGATAATGATTTTGCTATAAGGAGAGTGCAGAAACAATCACATCTCCTCTGTacattttttaacaaaaaagaAGCTAGAAttcaaaacaaaacaagaagatttaaaAGGAACAATGATAAGTACCTGTGATAATCATCATAATCAAAATTGTATCCAACAGCCTGaaagaaataaaagatttttaaattaTCATGTTATAAGTTCTGATTCAATAGTAAATCGTTTCTCTTCAGTCCCCTTCATTGTCAAATGtggcatttataaaaaaaagttCAAGAACACATACCCTAAGACCGGCCATAGTTGTACCATAATCCTTGTACAATAGAGCACACATTTCTGGAGCTTTGTGCTCCTCTATCTGAAGCTTATTGATCATGTACTctaaatcaaaacatcaaatgaGAAGTCAATGATCgaataataaaaatgaaatcacACCACTTCCACAaagtatataaaaaaaacattattaaCATATTACCTATGATGTTCTTGGTGCATTCAACTGATATACCAGAACTCAGGGGATAAAGGGTATCATCAACATCTGCAAATGTCGCAAGAAAAAGTTGAAATTCTGATTATATAACCAttgaatatttattatatgattcaCTCATATATCGTACCCTGAAAAACTCACCAAATAGGATGCATTCATATTTTGGCTCTGTAACTTTACGGTAGCAATCTTGATTCTCCATTTCAATTTAATAGCAATTGAAAACTGGAAATGAAATAAAGAAATCTCAAGTAAATAACGAAATCTAAACAAAAAAGAACCAGCATATACAGTCCATTCAGTTTATCGTCGCGTAAAATAACATTCAAGTGTTTTTCATGCGTAATTTATCTAAAAAAATCATCTTTCATCTCCCAagttttgaatttcaaataatttCATACATGATAAGGTTTTAGATCACTAAAAACCAAAGTCTTGTTTCCATTCCTAccacatcatatttttataaaaatgaaACAACAACAAGCCATTAGCATCtgtcaataataagtaataacCAGAAAAGATAGATATGATCTAACAAGTTTTTAAGGGACTTTTGTCTAAACTTAAGATCAAGAAAGCAATCGGTTTTTTTGGTCACGCCAAACCAAGTGCTCAAAAGAAATCCGCACAAATAGAAACGAAAAAGGTAGAACAATCAAGTAAAATGAGAGTTCTTCATTCTGAAATGAATCGTCGTTTCAATAAGTAATTGATCTGCACCACACACGCCACAAACCAAACCCGGGACTtttcaaaattcataaacaCATCAATGTAGGTGATTTTACATTTAATGCTCCACAAGAAGATACATCAAAACACCTAAAATAGTCGAAACTATGATCTTCAGTGTGCATTTACAGAAACCAAACCCACTCAAAAACGTAACTCTATACAAAATCTACTGGAAAGGAATGCGAACCCAGAAAAAGGTACCAGATTAAGTTCCAAACGCGGATATTTCAAGAAAATGTCGTAATTCTTCTGAAAGAGTTGGAAATCGCGAAAGAGAAGCAGGCGAAGAAGGGAGTTTAATTAGAGAGAAATGGGATGGGATTGTTCATTTTTGGAAAGGTGGGAAACCAAAAGCGACTACAAACGTGTAAAATCATGTTTGGATACTCCCAATGAATATCTTTGAATATCAAAGCGTAATATTCCAAGAACAGAGACAGCTCAAATTAATCTttctaaattaatattttaaacataaaaaataatttttttattaatttgattGAATTATATTATATCTCATACAAAATTGACATTGTATAACGTTTCACTGTAATTTTTGTAATAATCCAATCCAAAGGAAAATCTAGAATGGAAAATTTTCCAAGCACACATCCATAActatatgagtaggtctcttgtgagacggtatcacgaatctttatctgtgagacgagtcaacactatcgatattcacaataaagagtaatactcttagcataaaaagtaatattttttcatggatgacccaaataagagatatatctcacaaaatacgactggTGAGACTAtatcacataagtttttgcctaactTCTATATATATTAAACCAACTACTTACTAGCGATATAATTTGGCATTAAATAAGTTTTATGTGAAATTTATAAGATTgaatcaaaattaaaaatattaaaactaagtttttttaatattttttatgttacaagtataatatataaagatagaaaaaaaatgataagatatacaaattaattaaaatatgtttttatttttgattaaaTGAATATGAATTATTTAGTAATTTGACAGTGTTTATTTAGAAAATTGGGCTGTTAGcaataaattttgaaataattagaGGTTCTAGACTTACGAAACCTactataataattttattggctataaaatttatgaaattctTGAACAAAGTCTAATTTGTGCTCTTAAAATTCTCACGAAGGATAAAATATTCTTCATTTCATTTCTTTTAGTTCACGCCACTCCT includes:
- the LOC140809442 gene encoding uncharacterized protein C24B11.05-like — translated: MENQDCYRKVTEPKYECILFDVDDTLYPLSSGISVECTKNIIEYMINKLQIEEHKAPEMCALLYKDYGTTMAGLRAVGYNFDYDDYHSFVHGRLPYEWLKPDHTLRSHLHSLPIRKVIFSNGNKAHVDQILSRLGIEDCFDDIISFETLNPAHKDVVVDDNFYGLPKWPIVCKPFENAFEQAFKIADINPHKTLFFDDSIRNLQTAKALGLQTVLVGNSPKTKGVDYSLKSIHNMKEALPELWEAREKMDTLHSEKVSLETCVRA